A DNA window from Streptomyces bacillaris contains the following coding sequences:
- a CDS encoding spore photoproduct lyase family protein, whose amino-acid sequence MPAEPPGRGGGFRDSARARRMLDVREVYAEPAAVASPRGQQILARLPGVPVTEIAGHWRVPSLHGNEGNIARWTRIKTETLVLGVRQSLTTRPNGRSADWIAPGASNGCAMACAYCYVPRRKGYANPITLFTNIEAITAHVRRHVRAQGPKPEPNQCDPHAWVYDIGENGDCSVDALICDNTADLIAAFRALPTAKASFATKFVNPDLLALDPQGRTRVRFSVMPPDDSRLLDLRTSPVPERIAAAADFLDAGYEVHFNLSPVVLRPGWQRDWAALLDHLDDVLPARVKAQAGAEIIMLTHNQQLHEVNLGWHPRAEEVLWQPAAQETKRSENGALNVRYAREIKRDALARLRELIAGHAPWLRIRYAF is encoded by the coding sequence GTGCCCGCCGAACCGCCGGGCCGGGGCGGCGGGTTCCGGGACAGTGCGCGGGCCCGGCGGATGCTCGACGTACGGGAGGTGTACGCGGAGCCCGCCGCGGTCGCCTCGCCGCGCGGGCAGCAGATCCTGGCCCGGCTGCCCGGCGTCCCCGTCACCGAGATCGCCGGGCACTGGCGGGTCCCCTCCCTCCACGGCAATGAAGGCAACATCGCCCGCTGGACCCGGATCAAGACCGAGACCCTGGTCCTGGGCGTCCGGCAGAGCCTCACCACCCGGCCCAACGGCCGCTCGGCCGACTGGATCGCCCCCGGCGCCTCCAACGGCTGCGCGATGGCATGCGCGTACTGCTACGTGCCGCGCCGCAAGGGGTACGCCAACCCGATCACGCTCTTCACCAACATCGAGGCGATCACCGCCCACGTACGGCGGCACGTCCGGGCCCAGGGGCCCAAGCCCGAGCCCAACCAGTGCGATCCGCACGCCTGGGTCTACGACATCGGGGAGAACGGCGACTGTTCGGTCGACGCCCTGATCTGCGACAACACGGCCGATCTCATCGCCGCGTTCCGTGCTCTGCCCACCGCGAAGGCCTCGTTCGCCACGAAGTTCGTCAACCCCGATCTGCTCGCGCTGGATCCACAGGGACGCACCCGGGTGCGGTTCTCCGTGATGCCCCCGGACGACTCCCGGCTGCTGGACCTCCGTACCAGCCCGGTCCCGGAACGCATCGCGGCCGCCGCCGACTTCCTGGACGCGGGGTACGAGGTCCACTTCAACCTCTCCCCCGTGGTGCTGCGCCCCGGCTGGCAGCGCGACTGGGCCGCCCTGCTCGACCACCTCGACGACGTGCTGCCCGCCCGGGTGAAGGCGCAGGCGGGCGCCGAGATCATCATGCTGACCCACAACCAGCAGCTGCACGAGGTGAACCTCGGCTGGCACCCCAGGGCCGAGGAGGTCCTCTGGCAGCCCGCCGCGCAGGAGACCAAGCGCTCGGAGAACGGGGCGCTCAACGTCCGCTACGCCCGCGAGATCAAGCGGGACGCCCTGGCCCGGCTGCGGGAGCTGATCGCCGGGCACGCGCCGTGGCTGCGGATCAGATACGCGTTCTGA
- a CDS encoding lipid II:glycine glycyltransferase FemX yields MSALLVPPPPPPSSSSPSSDPVRPVGNRPVTLCAITARTYRAFLASPRGTALGAGFLQCPSWADVKEGWRPLLLGWGPDPEAGELTGVAMVLLRQFPGTRKYFAYLPEGPVADWRDPDVDRWLGPLLEHLRRAGAFAVRIGPSPAYRRWDAALLKPLTGPGRRLGDVLASEVDPLGTAVAERLRARGWSRCGGDGTGDDGVGDAQPRYVFHVPLAGRTTDDLWAGLNQEWRRNVRRAQKEGVEVVVGSAADLPEFCRLLAVTERRDGFRLGRSLAYYERQYAALNAEEPGRMKLYLARHQGEILAAHTLITVGRRAWYQTGASADHRREVRPSNALQWRMLLDAHALGADMYDMRGVPSTLDPGERAYGLLRWKLGTGGRVVETLGEWEKPLGGSANHALHRAFQAYLKRR; encoded by the coding sequence GTGTCAGCGCTGCTCGTGCCGCCACCGCCACCGCCGTCGTCGTCGTCGCCGTCGTCCGACCCCGTGCGCCCGGTGGGGAACCGCCCCGTCACCCTGTGCGCCATCACCGCGCGGACCTACCGCGCCTTCCTCGCCTCCCCCCGGGGCACGGCCCTCGGCGCCGGGTTCCTCCAGTGCCCGTCCTGGGCCGACGTCAAGGAGGGCTGGCGCCCCCTCCTGCTCGGCTGGGGGCCGGACCCGGAGGCGGGCGAACTGACGGGCGTGGCCATGGTGTTGCTGCGCCAGTTCCCCGGCACCCGCAAGTACTTCGCGTACCTCCCCGAAGGGCCCGTGGCCGACTGGCGCGACCCCGACGTCGACCGCTGGCTCGGACCGCTGCTGGAGCACCTGCGGCGGGCCGGTGCCTTCGCCGTACGGATCGGGCCCTCGCCCGCCTACCGGCGCTGGGACGCCGCCCTGCTCAAGCCGCTCACCGGTCCGGGCCGACGCCTGGGCGACGTCCTGGCCAGCGAGGTCGACCCGCTCGGCACCGCCGTCGCGGAGCGGCTGCGGGCCCGGGGGTGGAGCCGCTGCGGCGGGGACGGGACCGGGGACGACGGGGTCGGGGACGCCCAGCCCCGGTACGTCTTCCACGTGCCGCTCGCCGGACGCACCACGGACGACCTGTGGGCCGGGCTCAACCAGGAGTGGCGGCGCAATGTGCGCCGGGCGCAGAAGGAGGGCGTGGAGGTGGTCGTGGGCAGCGCGGCGGACCTGCCCGAGTTCTGCCGGCTGCTCGCCGTCACCGAGCGCCGGGACGGGTTCCGGCTCGGCCGCTCGCTCGCGTACTACGAACGCCAGTACGCGGCGCTCAACGCCGAGGAGCCGGGGCGGATGAAGCTGTATCTCGCCCGCCACCAGGGGGAGATCCTGGCCGCTCACACGCTGATCACGGTCGGCCGCCGGGCCTGGTACCAGACGGGCGCCTCGGCCGACCACCGCCGCGAGGTCCGGCCCTCCAACGCGCTCCAGTGGAGGATGCTGCTGGACGCCCACGCCCTCGGGGCCGACATGTACGACATGCGCGGGGTACCCTCCACTCTCGATCCGGGCGAACGTGCGTACGGGTTGCTGCGCTGGAAGCTCGGCACCGGGGGACGGGTCGTCGAGACGTTGGGGGAATGGGAGAAGCCGTTGGGCGGCAGCGCCAACCATGCGCTTCACCGTGCCTTCCAGGCCTATCTGAAGCGCCGATGA
- a CDS encoding cryptochrome/photolyase family protein, with translation MAPRPHWLFGDQLGPHFLDPRHGGPDDRAPVVMIEARSVLRRRRFHRAKAHLILSAMRHRAAELGDRVTYVRTETYGEGLEKAVRGRGPLTVCHPTSRRALEFVRGLEDVEILPAKGFLVSHDDFAAWAGKGEAEGRGKGGGNLRLEGFYRWVRERHELLMDGDRPVGGRWNLDHDNREPPPRGQDTLDVRGPWRPSEDEIDEEVRHDLDRWERDGEVAFVGRDGPRLFPATRREARTALRHFVAHRLAGFGPHEDAMLAADPVLSHSLLSAPLNLGLLDPAECVELAEEAYREGDAPLNSVEGFVRQIAGWREYVWHLYWHFGEEYRHRNALRHTDPLPGWFLDLDADAVTAHCLSTVLAQVRDTGWTHHIPRLMVLGSRALQDGWDPAAVTDWFHRCFVDGYDWVMLPNVVGMSQYADGGRMTTKPYTSGGAYIHRMSDFCAPCAYRPTDRTGEQACPYTTGYWAFLHRHRTRLAANHRTARAVKGLDRLKDLRELLETAADRGDTPP, from the coding sequence ATGGCACCACGCCCGCACTGGCTGTTCGGGGACCAGCTCGGTCCGCACTTCCTCGACCCGCGCCACGGCGGCCCGGACGACCGGGCGCCGGTGGTCATGATCGAGGCGCGTTCGGTGCTGCGCCGACGCCGCTTCCACCGGGCCAAGGCGCACCTGATCCTCTCCGCGATGCGGCACCGCGCGGCGGAACTCGGCGACCGGGTCACGTATGTCCGGACGGAGACGTACGGGGAGGGGCTGGAGAAGGCCGTCCGGGGGCGCGGGCCCCTGACGGTCTGCCACCCCACCTCCCGCCGGGCGCTGGAGTTCGTGCGCGGGCTGGAGGACGTGGAGATCCTCCCCGCCAAGGGCTTCCTGGTGAGCCACGACGACTTCGCGGCGTGGGCGGGGAAGGGCGAAGCCGAAGGGAGGGGAAAAGGCGGCGGGAACCTGCGGCTGGAGGGCTTCTACCGCTGGGTGCGCGAGCGCCACGAGCTGCTGATGGACGGCGACCGGCCCGTCGGCGGGCGGTGGAACCTGGACCACGACAACCGCGAACCGCCGCCCCGGGGACAGGACACCCTCGACGTCCGGGGCCCCTGGCGGCCGTCCGAGGACGAGATCGACGAAGAGGTCCGCCACGACCTGGACCGCTGGGAGCGCGACGGCGAGGTCGCGTTCGTCGGCCGGGACGGCCCGAGGCTCTTCCCCGCCACCCGGCGCGAGGCCCGTACCGCGCTGCGCCACTTCGTCGCCCACCGGCTGGCCGGCTTCGGCCCCCACGAGGACGCGATGCTCGCGGCCGACCCGGTGCTGAGCCACAGCCTCCTCTCCGCACCCCTGAACCTGGGCCTCCTGGACCCGGCCGAGTGCGTGGAGCTGGCCGAGGAGGCGTACCGGGAGGGCGACGCGCCCCTCAACAGCGTCGAGGGGTTCGTCCGGCAGATCGCGGGGTGGCGCGAGTACGTCTGGCACCTCTACTGGCACTTCGGGGAGGAGTACCGCCACCGCAACGCCCTGCGCCACACGGACCCGCTGCCCGGCTGGTTCCTCGACCTGGATGCGGACGCGGTCACCGCCCACTGCCTCTCCACCGTCCTCGCCCAGGTGCGGGACACCGGGTGGACCCACCACATCCCCCGGCTGATGGTGCTCGGCAGCCGGGCCCTCCAGGACGGCTGGGACCCGGCGGCCGTCACCGACTGGTTCCACCGCTGCTTCGTCGACGGCTACGACTGGGTGATGCTCCCGAACGTGGTCGGCATGTCCCAGTACGCCGACGGGGGCCGGATGACGACCAAGCCGTACACCTCGGGCGGCGCCTACATCCACCGCATGAGCGACTTCTGCGCCCCCTGCGCCTACCGCCCCACCGACCGGACCGGCGAGCAGGCATGCCCGTACACCACCGGCTACTGGGCCTTCCTGCACCGCCACCGCACCCGCCTCGCCGCCAACCACCGCACGGCTCGTGCGGTGAAGGGCCTGGACCGGCTCAAGGACCTGCGGGAGCTGCTGGAGACGGCGGCGGACCGGGGCGACACGCCTCCGTGA
- the murJ gene encoding murein biosynthesis integral membrane protein MurJ translates to MAAGSVVARATGFGRSAVVAAAIGTIGPTADGYAVGNALPTVVYMLLIGGALNAVFVPELVRAAKEHADGGRAYTDRLVTVCVLALLALTATAVWAAPAIVGAYTDYTGHQAALTVAFARYCLPQIFFLGLFTLLGQVLNARGRFGAMMWAPVLNNVVVMAVFGLYLALALGTGPGATPTAAGTALLGWGTTAGIAVQALALVPALRAARFRWRPRFDWRGSGLTRPLRSAGWLVLLVLANQAAYWVTTRLATAAGSAGGPGFGAYTNAYVLWVVPHGIITVSVVTALLPRMSAAAADGDTGAVRHDVSHALRVSAAAVVPAACALLALAHPLMALVFGYGRTSAADTAAMAAILMAFAPGLVALSGQYVLSRAFYALSDTRTPFFLNLVIVALNAGLSLAAAQLLPARWAVTGMAAAYSLALCAGWAVTARVLSRRLAVVRPLRASAAARAHGRLLLAAVPAAALGHLAAVGAAPAGAPVAATAGAAVVVVTFALLARPLGLAELDALLTRVRRRVARVRTRTRS, encoded by the coding sequence ATGGCCGCCGGTTCCGTCGTCGCCCGCGCCACCGGCTTCGGCCGCTCCGCCGTGGTCGCGGCGGCGATCGGCACCATCGGGCCGACCGCCGACGGCTACGCGGTCGGCAACGCCCTGCCCACCGTCGTCTACATGCTGCTCATCGGCGGCGCGCTGAACGCCGTCTTCGTGCCCGAGCTGGTCCGGGCGGCCAAGGAGCACGCCGACGGAGGCCGCGCCTACACCGACCGGCTGGTCACCGTCTGCGTCCTCGCGCTGCTCGCCCTCACCGCGACCGCCGTCTGGGCCGCCCCCGCGATCGTCGGCGCCTACACCGACTACACCGGCCACCAGGCGGCCCTGACCGTCGCGTTCGCCCGCTACTGCCTGCCCCAGATCTTCTTCCTCGGGCTGTTCACCCTGCTCGGCCAGGTCCTCAACGCGCGCGGCCGGTTCGGCGCGATGATGTGGGCGCCGGTCCTCAACAACGTGGTCGTCATGGCCGTCTTCGGCCTCTATCTGGCGCTCGCCCTCGGTACGGGGCCGGGCGCCACGCCCACCGCCGCCGGGACCGCCCTCCTCGGCTGGGGCACCACCGCGGGCATCGCCGTCCAGGCCCTCGCCCTCGTCCCGGCGCTGCGCGCGGCCCGGTTCCGCTGGCGCCCCCGGTTCGACTGGCGCGGCAGCGGGCTGACCCGCCCCCTGCGCTCGGCGGGGTGGCTGGTGCTGCTGGTCCTGGCCAACCAGGCCGCGTACTGGGTCACCACCCGGCTCGCCACGGCCGCCGGGAGCGCGGGCGGCCCCGGCTTCGGCGCGTACACCAACGCGTACGTCCTCTGGGTCGTCCCGCACGGCATCATCACCGTCTCCGTGGTGACCGCCCTCCTGCCCCGGATGAGCGCGGCGGCCGCCGACGGGGACACGGGCGCGGTCCGGCACGACGTCTCGCACGCCCTGCGCGTCAGCGCCGCGGCCGTCGTCCCCGCCGCCTGCGCGCTGCTCGCGCTCGCCCACCCGCTGATGGCGCTCGTCTTCGGGTACGGCAGGACCAGCGCCGCCGACACGGCCGCGATGGCCGCCATCCTCATGGCCTTCGCGCCGGGGCTGGTCGCCCTCTCCGGGCAGTACGTGCTCTCCCGGGCCTTCTACGCGCTCTCCGACACCCGCACCCCGTTCTTCCTCAACCTGGTGATCGTCGCCCTCAACGCCGGGCTCTCCCTGGCCGCCGCCCAGCTGCTGCCCGCCCGCTGGGCGGTGACCGGCATGGCGGCCGCGTACTCCCTGGCGCTCTGCGCGGGGTGGGCGGTGACGGCGCGGGTGCTGAGCCGCCGGCTCGCCGTCGTACGCCCGCTGCGCGCTTCGGCGGCGGCGCGTGCCCACGGACGGCTGTTGCTCGCCGCCGTCCCCGCCGCCGCGCTGGGCCACCTCGCGGCCGTGGGCGCGGCACCGGCCGGGGCGCCGGTCGCCGCAACCGCGGGGGCGGCCGTCGTCGTGGTCACCTTCGCCCTGCTCGCCCGCCCGCTGGGACTCGCCGAACTGGACGCGCTGCTGACGCGTGTACGCCGACGGGTCGCCCGGGTCCGTACCCGTACCCGCTCCTGA
- a CDS encoding response regulator transcription factor — MSRVLLIEDDPSVREGVELGLRRRGHDVRATATGEAGLAALAEFRPDLLLLDLMLPGMNGVQVCRRVRERSQLPIIMLTARGDDFDVVIGLEAGADDYIVKPARTEVIEARIRAVLRRMDDSGPGRPAIEVYGELTIDRVGLTVSKAGRPLALAPSELRLLLHLTAAPEQVFSRQQLLEHVWEHTYHADARLVDACVARLRGKIEDEVGSPRYVQTLRGFGYRFGPL, encoded by the coding sequence ATGTCCCGCGTGCTCCTCATCGAGGACGACCCCTCCGTACGCGAAGGGGTCGAACTCGGGCTGCGCCGCCGCGGCCACGACGTCCGGGCGACCGCCACCGGCGAGGCCGGTCTCGCGGCGCTGGCCGAGTTCCGCCCCGATCTGCTGCTGCTGGACCTGATGCTGCCCGGCATGAACGGCGTCCAGGTCTGCCGCCGGGTCCGCGAGCGCAGCCAGCTGCCGATCATCATGCTCACCGCACGCGGCGACGACTTCGACGTGGTCATCGGCCTGGAGGCCGGGGCCGACGACTACATCGTCAAACCGGCCCGTACGGAGGTGATCGAGGCCCGCATCCGTGCCGTGCTGCGCCGCATGGACGACAGCGGGCCGGGCCGCCCGGCCATCGAGGTGTACGGCGAACTCACCATCGACCGGGTTGGGTTGACGGTCTCCAAGGCGGGCCGCCCGCTGGCGCTCGCCCCCTCGGAGCTGCGGCTGCTGCTGCACCTGACCGCCGCCCCCGAGCAGGTGTTCAGCAGGCAGCAGCTGCTCGAACACGTCTGGGAGCACACGTACCACGCGGACGCCCGGCTGGTCGACGCCTGTGTGGCCCGGCTGCGCGGCAAGATCGAGGACGAGGTGGGCAGCCCCCGGTACGTCCAGACGCTGCGGGGCTTCGGCTACCGCTTCGGACCGCTGTGA
- a CDS encoding ATP-binding protein, which translates to MSGARTPDGRTPDGRTPGGRWPRFRFRSGARPRPPVRAFGLRTRLLAAFLLVAAVSAGTTATLTYREARSALLKTAQDTAVSTFREHVQQTGFALPLRVEGEEREWTEQFLRDLARKGKPRPWVVFAEYGSIRVSSGQSPVSTVITPELRRAALANPYGHFERVVKDGVPYLTIAMPTVFKTGPYSVLPSGLVLYAVMRMTDEQINVDALLTAARDGALPGLAVALVPGLIAARSVLRPVRELSQAARSMGSGRLDTRIPVRGNDELADMARTFNESARQLEDSVHELREAEARARRFASDVSHELRTPLAGMLAVTEVLDEGADADYLDADTARAVRLVSAETGKLAVLVEDLMEISRFDARAAELNADEVDVAEAIRKTLQNRRWHEDDRVRAELPAGIRARLDPRRFDVVIANLVGNALRHGGAPVTVRLRTEERPSGATVLIVEVADRGPGIRPEAIPYIFDRFYKADAARTRSAGSGLGLAITSENVMLHGGTIRAGNGPEGGAVFTVAIPLRAEGAGDEE; encoded by the coding sequence GTGTCCGGCGCTCGTACGCCCGACGGCCGTACGCCCGACGGCCGTACGCCCGGCGGCCGGTGGCCGCGATTCCGATTCCGGTCCGGGGCCCGGCCCCGCCCGCCGGTGCGGGCGTTCGGCCTGCGGACCCGGCTGCTGGCCGCCTTCCTCCTGGTCGCCGCCGTCAGCGCGGGCACGACGGCCACGCTGACCTACCGGGAGGCCCGCAGCGCGCTGCTGAAGACCGCCCAGGACACGGCGGTCTCGACCTTCCGCGAGCACGTCCAGCAGACGGGCTTCGCCCTGCCCCTGAGAGTGGAGGGGGAGGAACGGGAGTGGACGGAGCAGTTCCTGCGCGACCTCGCCCGCAAGGGCAAGCCGCGCCCGTGGGTGGTGTTCGCCGAGTACGGTTCGATCCGCGTCTCCTCGGGTCAGAGCCCCGTCTCGACCGTCATCACCCCCGAGCTGCGCCGCGCCGCGCTGGCCAACCCGTACGGCCACTTCGAGCGGGTCGTCAAGGACGGCGTCCCCTATCTGACGATCGCCATGCCGACCGTCTTCAAGACCGGGCCGTACAGCGTGCTGCCCAGCGGGCTCGTGCTGTACGCCGTCATGCGGATGACCGACGAGCAGATCAACGTCGACGCCCTCCTCACGGCCGCCCGCGACGGCGCGCTGCCCGGTCTCGCCGTCGCGCTGGTCCCCGGGCTGATCGCCGCGCGCAGTGTGCTGCGTCCGGTACGGGAGCTGAGCCAGGCGGCCAGGAGCATGGGCAGCGGCCGGCTCGACACCCGTATCCCAGTACGCGGCAACGACGAACTGGCGGACATGGCCCGTACCTTCAACGAGTCGGCCCGTCAACTGGAGGACTCCGTCCATGAGTTGAGGGAGGCGGAAGCGCGGGCCCGCCGGTTCGCCTCCGACGTCTCGCACGAACTGCGCACCCCGCTCGCCGGGATGCTCGCCGTCACCGAGGTGCTGGACGAGGGCGCGGACGCGGACTACCTGGACGCCGACACCGCCCGCGCGGTCCGGCTGGTCAGCGCGGAGACCGGGAAGCTCGCGGTGCTCGTCGAGGACCTGATGGAGATCTCCCGCTTCGACGCCCGCGCGGCCGAGCTGAACGCCGACGAGGTCGATGTGGCCGAGGCCATCCGCAAGACCCTCCAGAACCGGCGCTGGCACGAGGACGACCGTGTCCGCGCCGAACTCCCCGCCGGCATCCGCGCCCGGCTCGACCCGCGCCGCTTCGACGTGGTGATCGCCAACCTGGTCGGCAACGCCCTCCGGCACGGCGGGGCGCCGGTGACCGTACGGCTGCGCACCGAGGAACGCCCCTCCGGGGCAACGGTGTTGATCGTGGAGGTGGCGGACCGGGGACCCGGCATCCGCCCCGAGGCGATCCCGTACATCTTCGACCGCTTCTACAAGGCCGACGCGGCCCGTACCCGCTCGGCGGGCAGCGGGCTGGGCCTCGCGATCACCTCGGAGAACGTGATGCTGCACGGCGGAACGATCCGCGCGGGGAACGGACCGGAGGGCGGGGCGGTCTTCACGGTCGCGATCCCGCTCCGGGCGGAGGGGGCGGGCGATGAGGAGTAA